The Halorubrum salinarum genome segment ACCTGCTGGGCGAACGCCTGGACCTCCGAGGAGAGGTCGCCGTTGCCCACCACGTCGGCCAGGACGGGGATGTACCCCTGTTCCGCGGCGTTGGTCTGGATGATCTCCTCGTTGGTGGTGTACCACTCGGCGAGGCCGGTCGCCGCGTCGACCGTGGACTGGTCGGCGTCGGCCAGCATCGACGAGAAGTAGAACAGCTGGATGCCCGAGTAGGTGCGCGGGTGGTTCCCGTCGATGGTCGGCAGCGTCGCGACGCCGAGGTTCTCGATCGAGTCCTGGAGGTTCCCGAGCTCCCACGGGCCGTTGATCGCGAACGGCGCGAGGCCGTCCGCGAACGCGACGATCTGCGACTCGTAGCCGGGGTCGGCCGGGACGTACTGCGACACCGTCTCGAGGGCGTCGATCCCGCGCTTACACGCGTCGCTGTCGACGCCGACCTCGAGGTTCTGCTCGTCGAAGATGTTCCCGCCGTACGCCTGGAGGAACCCGCTGGCGAAGTACGGGTCCGTCACGGGGTACGAGAGGCCGTACTGGCCGTTCTCGGGATCGTGGTGCTCCTCCATGATCGAGACCATCTCCTCTAGGGTCTCCGGCGGCTCGTCGACCATGTCCTCGTTGTAGAACAGCGTGACGGTCTCGGAGGCGAACGGGAGCCCGTAGAGCCCGTCGTTGAACTGGGCCGCCTCGCGCGCCGCCTGCGTGTAGCTGTCGAGCGAGACGTCGACGTCGTCGCTCGCGTCGTAGAGGAACGGCGGGTCCTCGCGGACCGCGAACCGGCCGACCCAGTCGTGCGCCCAGATCCACGAGTCGGGGCCGTCGCCGGCCGGGATCGCGGTTTCGAGCTGCTGGTCGAGCTCGCCGCCGGGCGCCTCCTTGTTGATGGTGTTGCCCGTCTCCGACTCGTACTGGTCGATGTACTCGGTGATGGCCTCGTCCTCGGCGTCGGAGAGGTCCGTCCACAGCCGCGCGGACCCGGTGTTCCCGCCGTCGGAACCGTCGCTTCCGTTCGACCCGTCGGAGCCGTCCGACCCGTCGGAGCCGTCACCGCCGTCGCCGCCGTCGCCGCCAGTGCTGATACAGCCCGCGAGCCCCGCGAGCGCAGTCGTTCCCCCCATCGCCTTGAGCAGCGTTCTACGTTTCTCGTTCATGTGGCCAGAACAAATGATGAATTATATTTTCATACATTTAGTGTTTGGGGTACGTTCCGATCGATCGGGATCGATCCGCGTCGACCGAGTCGTTCGACGATCGACTCGACCGATTCGAAAGAGCGGTTTCCGCTCGGGAGGGACGGTTCCGTCCGGTTCTGCCGGGGCGACCGAGTCGGACGGGGCAGGGTGCGAATATTTGAGAAGAGATTATTCACCATATATCAGGAAAACAGCAAAGAACTCATATGCCAGCGGACCAGTCTTCAGGGAAATGGCACGCGTCACGCTCGACACGCTCCGGAAGGAGTTCGACCGAGGAACCATCGTCGCCGTCGACGACCTGGACCTGGAGATCGACGACGGGGAGTTCGTGACCGTGGTCGGGCCGTCGGGGTGCGGGAAGACGACCACGCTCCGGATGGTCGCGGGGCTCGAAGAGCCGACCTCCGGCACCGTCAGCTTCGACGACGAGGACGTCACCGACATCCACGCGAAGGAGCGCCCGGTCGCGATGGTGTTCCAGAACTACGCGCTGTACCCTCACAAGACGGTCCGCGAGAACATGGCGTTCGGGCTCAAGATGAGCACGGACATGACGAAAGAGGAGCGCCACGAGCGCGTCCGCGAGATGGCCGAGATGATGGGCATCGAGGACCTGCTCGACGACAAGCCCGACGAGCTCTCGGGCGGGCAAAAGCAGCGCGTCGCGCTCGGCCGCGCCATCGCGCGCGAGCCCGAGGTGTTCCTCTTCGACGAGCCGCTCTCGAACCTCGACGCGAAGCTCCGCACGGAGATGCGCGCCGAGATCCAGAAGCTCCAGAAGGAGTTCGGCGTCACGGCGATGTACGTCACCCACGACCAGGAGGAGGCGATGACGATGGGCGACCGCCTCGCCATCCTGAACGACGGGAAGCTCCAGCAGGTCGGCGCCCCCACGGAGGTGTACCAGAACCCGGTCAACGAGTTCGTCGCCGGCTTCATCGGCTCGCCGTCGATGAACTTCCTCGACGTCGACGTGGAGACCGACGGGACGACGGCGACGATCCGGGACGAGGCGTCCGGGCTCGCGTTCCCGCTCAGCCGCGACTACGTCGCGGGCCACGACCTCGAGAGCGGCCCGTACACCCTCGGCGTCCGCCCCGAGAACATCGAGGTCGTCGAGCAGCCGACTGGCGAGGAGACCCTCACGGCGACCGTCGAGGTCGTCGAGCCCATCGGCTCCGACAACTACGTCCACCTCGACGTGAGCGAGGACTTCCTCGCGCGGTCGCCCGCGGACGTCCAGCCCGAGGCCGGCGACGAGGTCGGCGTCACCTTCGACGAGGCGGACCTCCACCTGTTCGACCCCGAGACCGGCGAGGACGTGTTCCTGACCGAGGAGGAGATCGCGGCCGCGGTCGCTTAGGGAGGGTCGAGTTTTAGATCGGGCGGCGGCGCGTGAACCGATCGTTCGTACTTTCTCGCTGAATCCGAGACGGACATCGTGAGTTCCGCTGCTCGGTGGGGACCCGCCGTTTCGGCAGTGAACACCGCCAAATCCTCGGCCGCGACGACTCGATGCGCTCGGAGGCGCGCGCCACCGCGGATTTGTATACAGATCGAGCCGCGTCGCGGCGAGCCGTCCGTCTCACGTCGCCGCCGACAACGGCTTGAAGTGCGCGCTCGTCGGACGGTCCGTAAGCATGGAGCCGCCAGACATCGAGCGGTTGGACGAGCGGACCGTCCAGCGGATCGCGGCCGGCGAGGTCGTCGAGCGCCCCGCGAGCGTCGTGAAAGAGCTGGTCGAGAACAGCCTCGACGCGGGCGCGAGCCGCGTGGCGGTGTCGGTCGAGTCGGGCGGCACCGATGGGATCCGCGTGCGCGACGACGGCGTCGGCATCCCCGAAGACCAGTTGGACGCCGCCGTCGCGGAGCACGCCACCTCGAAGATCGGCGACATCGAGGACCTCGACCGCGGCGTCGGCACCCTCGGCTTCCGCGGCGAGGCCCTGTACACCGTCGGCGCCGTCTCCCGGCTCACCGTCCGCTCGCGCCCCCCGGACGCCGAGGCGGGCGCTGAGATCACCGTCGAAGGCGGCGAGGTCGGCGAGGTCCGCCCGGCGGGCTGTCCGGCGGGCACGACCGTCGAGGTCGACGACCTCTTCTTCAACACGCCCGCCCGCGAGAAGTTCCTCAAGCGGACGGCGACTGAGTTCGACCACGTGAACACGGTCGTGACGAGCTACGCGCTCGCGAACCCGGACGTGGCGGTCTCGTTAGAACACGACGGCCGCGAGACGTTCGCGACCGAGGGGAACGGCGACCTCCGGTCGGCCGTCCTCGCGGTCTACGGCCGCGAGGTCGCCGAGTCGATGATCGACGTGGACTGGACGCCCGAGGGGAGTGAGGCGGACGGCGCGGCCGACGCCGACGACGCTCCGGTCAAGCGCGTGACGGGACTCGTCTCGCACCCCGAGACGGCGCGCTCGACGCGCGACTACCTCTCGACGTACGTCAACGGGCGGTACGTCACCGCGAGCGCGCTCCGCGAGGCGACCCTCGACGCCTACGGCGGCCAGCTGGCCCCCGACCGCTACCCGTTCGCGGTCCTCTTCGTCGAGGTCCCGGCCGGCGACGTGGACGTGAACGTCCACCCCCGCAAGCTGGAGGTCCGCTTCGACGAGGAGCCGGCGGTCCGCTCGGCGGTCGAGACGGCCGTCGAGGACGCCCTCCTCGACCACGGCCTGATCCGCTCGACGGCGCCCCGCGGGCAGTCGGCGCCCGACGAGACCGCGGTCGCCCCGGAGACGCCCGACCTCGAGGCCGTCGGCGGCGCGGACACCGACCACGAGCGCGCCGCGCGCGAGGGGCGCGAGCGCGCGACCGAGTCCGCGGCGTCGGGCGACCCGACGGACGCCGGAGGCGACTCGGACGGCGCTCGCGACGGCGAAGTCCCTCGGGCCGACGAGGGTATCGCCTGGGCTGACGAGGACGCCACCCGATCCGACGATGACACCGAACGGGCCACCGCCGACGCCGCCGAGGGCGACGCCGACCCGTCGGCGCCGACCGAGCTGGACCCCGCGGACGACGCGGCGTGGTCGGTCGACGGGCTGAACGGCGAGGGCGCGTCGACGGACGGAACGGCCGGCGAGCAGACGGGTTCCGGGCGCACCGACGCGGGCGGCGACGCGCGCCCGTCCCCGCGAAGCTGGCAGGCGGACTCCGCGGACCGCGACGCCGAGTCGACGACGGAGACCGACGAGGTTGCGGGAGCGACCGGCGACAGCGCGGAGACGCTGACCGACGCGGCCGAGCGGGGTTCCGATTCGCCGGCCGGCGAAGAGGAGGAGAACCGGTCCCTCGCGGAAGAGTCGTCGCGGCCGTCTCCGCGGGCGCGCTCCGCGACGCGGCAGCGGACCCTCGGCGGCGAGGGGACCGAGCGCGAGCGCGAGTTCGACTCGCTGCCCTCGCTGCGGGTGCTGGGACAGCTCCACGAGACGTACGTCGTCGCCGAGGCCCCCGACGGGTTGGTGCTGATCGACCAGCACGCGGCCGACGAGCGGGTGAACTACGAGCGGCTGAAGTCGGTGTTCGCGGACGGCGCGGACGCGCAGGCGCTCGCGGAGCCGGTCCGCATCGAGCTGACGGCGCGCGAGGCGGCGCTGTTCGAGGAGTTCGTCGACGACCTCGCGGGGATCGGGTTCCGGGCCGAGCGCGCGGGCGACCGCGAGGTCGCGGTGACCGCGGTTCCGGCCGTCTTCGACGCCGCGCTCGATCCTGACCTCCTGCGGGACGCGCTGTCCGCGCTGGTCGACGACGACGCCGCGGGCGACGAGCCGGTCGCCGACGCGGTCGACGAGCTGCTCGCCGACCTCGCCTGTTACCCCTCGGTCACGGGGAACACCTCGCTCACCGAGGGACGGGTCGTCGACCTCCTCGACCGGCTCGACGCCTGCGAGAACCCATACGCCTGCCCGCACGGGCGCCCGGTCGTGATCCGGCTCGACCGCGAGGAGATCGGGTCGCGATTCGAGCGCGACTACCCGGGCCACGGCGGGCGACGCGCGGAGTAGCGTCCGCGGGGAGCGACCCTGACGAGGCGGGGACGCGGAGCCCGACTCGCCGCCGATCCCGAATATCACGTTTGATACCAGCGGGCCGCCGTTTAACACGTTGGTTTTCGTGATAGATCGTATGCCGATCGCAGCGGTAAAAGACAGCTACGGGGTGAAACTGGGGGTCGGGTACGTCGCGACGGGGGCGTTCATCGTCGCCGTCGGCGTGGTCACGAACGACGCGAACGCGACGGTCGTCGCGGCCGTCGCCGGCCTGTTGACCTTGGGCTCGATCAATGCGGCCGAGACGATCGCCAGCGTCACGGAGATCGGCGCGCAGACGCGGCGCGTCGCGAACGGCGACATCGACCGCGAGGTACGGTCGACACGAACTGACGAGTTCGGCGAGCTGGCGGGCTCCATCGAGGAGATGCGGGTCTCGCTGAAGGACCGGCTCGCGGAGATGGAGCGGACGCAGGACGAGCTCGAAGACGCGCGGGCGGAGGCGACGGAGATGGCCGAACGGTACCGCCGGACGGCCGACCGCTACGCCGAGGTGATGGAGGAGGCGGCGACCGGCGACCTCACGCGCCGGGTCGACGTCGACGCGAGCGACGAGAGCCTCGCGACCGTCGGGGAGTCGTTCAACCGGATGATGGACGACCTCCAGGCGACCGTGGAGACGGTCCGGGAGATGGCCGACCGGATCGAGGCCGACGCCGGCGAGATGGCGGAGATGAGCAACGAGGTCGAACAGCGCGTCGCCAGCGCGACCGGGAGCGCGACGACGATCCGGGGACAGGCGAGCGACCAGCGCGCGGAGCTGGAGTCCATCGCCGCCGACATCGAGAACGTCAGCGCCTCGGCCGAGGAGATCGCGGCGACCGTCGACGACCTGTCGGACCGGAGCGAGGCGGTCGCGGCGACGAGCGACGACGCGCGCAGCTCCTCCCAGAGCGCGCTCGACGAGATGGCCGAGGTCGAGTCGGAGGCCGAACGCGCCGTGGACCGAGTCGAGCGGCTCCAGGAGGGGATGGACGAGATCACCGAGATCGTCGACATCATCGGCGAAATCGCCGAGCAGACCGACATGCTCGCGCTGAACGCCTCGATCGAGGCGGCCCGCGCGGACGGCTCGGGCGACGGGTTCAGCGTGGTCGCCGAGGAGGTGAAGGGGCTCGCCGAGGAGACGCAGTCGCGCGCGAACGAGATCGACGAGATGATAGACGAGATCGCCGACCAGACCGAGGAGGTGACGGTGTCGATCCGCTCGA includes the following:
- a CDS encoding extracellular solute-binding protein produces the protein MNEKRRTLLKAMGGTTALAGLAGCISTGGDGGDGGDGSDGSDGSDGSNGSDGSDGGNTGSARLWTDLSDAEDEAITEYIDQYESETGNTINKEAPGGELDQQLETAIPAGDGPDSWIWAHDWVGRFAVREDPPFLYDASDDVDVSLDSYTQAAREAAQFNDGLYGLPFASETVTLFYNEDMVDEPPETLEEMVSIMEEHHDPENGQYGLSYPVTDPYFASGFLQAYGGNIFDEQNLEVGVDSDACKRGIDALETVSQYVPADPGYESQIVAFADGLAPFAINGPWELGNLQDSIENLGVATLPTIDGNHPRTYSGIQLFYFSSMLADADQSTVDAATGLAEWYTTNEEIIQTNAAEQGYIPVLADVVGNGDLSSEVQAFAQQVDHGVPIPTHPDMDSVWTPVTEALERVFNDEQDSDAALDQAASEIREAL
- a CDS encoding ABC transporter ATP-binding protein, giving the protein MARVTLDTLRKEFDRGTIVAVDDLDLEIDDGEFVTVVGPSGCGKTTTLRMVAGLEEPTSGTVSFDDEDVTDIHAKERPVAMVFQNYALYPHKTVRENMAFGLKMSTDMTKEERHERVREMAEMMGIEDLLDDKPDELSGGQKQRVALGRAIAREPEVFLFDEPLSNLDAKLRTEMRAEIQKLQKEFGVTAMYVTHDQEEAMTMGDRLAILNDGKLQQVGAPTEVYQNPVNEFVAGFIGSPSMNFLDVDVETDGTTATIRDEASGLAFPLSRDYVAGHDLESGPYTLGVRPENIEVVEQPTGEETLTATVEVVEPIGSDNYVHLDVSEDFLARSPADVQPEAGDEVGVTFDEADLHLFDPETGEDVFLTEEEIAAAVA
- the mutL gene encoding DNA mismatch repair endonuclease MutL is translated as MEPPDIERLDERTVQRIAAGEVVERPASVVKELVENSLDAGASRVAVSVESGGTDGIRVRDDGVGIPEDQLDAAVAEHATSKIGDIEDLDRGVGTLGFRGEALYTVGAVSRLTVRSRPPDAEAGAEITVEGGEVGEVRPAGCPAGTTVEVDDLFFNTPAREKFLKRTATEFDHVNTVVTSYALANPDVAVSLEHDGRETFATEGNGDLRSAVLAVYGREVAESMIDVDWTPEGSEADGAADADDAPVKRVTGLVSHPETARSTRDYLSTYVNGRYVTASALREATLDAYGGQLAPDRYPFAVLFVEVPAGDVDVNVHPRKLEVRFDEEPAVRSAVETAVEDALLDHGLIRSTAPRGQSAPDETAVAPETPDLEAVGGADTDHERAAREGRERATESAASGDPTDAGGDSDGARDGEVPRADEGIAWADEDATRSDDDTERATADAAEGDADPSAPTELDPADDAAWSVDGLNGEGASTDGTAGEQTGSGRTDAGGDARPSPRSWQADSADRDAESTTETDEVAGATGDSAETLTDAAERGSDSPAGEEEENRSLAEESSRPSPRARSATRQRTLGGEGTEREREFDSLPSLRVLGQLHETYVVAEAPDGLVLIDQHAADERVNYERLKSVFADGADAQALAEPVRIELTAREAALFEEFVDDLAGIGFRAERAGDREVAVTAVPAVFDAALDPDLLRDALSALVDDDAAGDEPVADAVDELLADLACYPSVTGNTSLTEGRVVDLLDRLDACENPYACPHGRPVVIRLDREEIGSRFERDYPGHGGRRAE
- a CDS encoding methyl-accepting chemotaxis protein, whose product is MPIAAVKDSYGVKLGVGYVATGAFIVAVGVVTNDANATVVAAVAGLLTLGSINAAETIASVTEIGAQTRRVANGDIDREVRSTRTDEFGELAGSIEEMRVSLKDRLAEMERTQDELEDARAEATEMAERYRRTADRYAEVMEEAATGDLTRRVDVDASDESLATVGESFNRMMDDLQATVETVREMADRIEADAGEMAEMSNEVEQRVASATGSATTIRGQASDQRAELESIAADIENVSASAEEIAATVDDLSDRSEAVAATSDDARSSSQSALDEMAEVESEAERAVDRVERLQEGMDEITEIVDIIGEIAEQTDMLALNASIEAARADGSGDGFSVVAEEVKGLAEETQSRANEIDEMIDEIADQTEEVTVSIRSTQERVQNGTDTVESTLSDIESIADSVDEISGSLAEIRRTTADQANTVQDTAESVDEITELSTETAETAEETAAEIQEGQSVVEDVSDSLREFQTDAVTTLQDRVAAFTVEGSDAGTGGPAAEGGAGHSRATTDGGAR